A stretch of Deltaproteobacteria bacterium DNA encodes these proteins:
- a CDS encoding MaoC family dehydratase N-terminal domain-containing protein has product MLTLDPELLGKEVSVGEVTVTAEEVRAFAEATGDLDPLYLDTEAARQAGYPDCIAPPLFCMKIRGERALPDAEIGPGLVSLNAGQELEFYDEIYVGRTYAVSVKITDVYEKTGRSGPLGVLVRELLIRDTDGKPVVLMRERRMVRSPEKKI; this is encoded by the coding sequence GTGCTCACCCTCGACCCAGAACTCTTAGGCAAAGAAGTATCGGTCGGCGAGGTCACGGTGACGGCGGAAGAGGTGCGTGCCTTTGCCGAAGCCACTGGAGACCTCGATCCTCTGTACCTTGACACCGAGGCGGCTCGGCAAGCGGGTTATCCTGACTGTATTGCCCCGCCGCTGTTCTGCATGAAAATTCGCGGCGAACGGGCATTGCCCGATGCCGAGATTGGGCCAGGGCTGGTCAGTCTGAACGCGGGGCAAGAGCTCGAGTTTTACGACGAGATCTACGTTGGGCGCACCTACGCCGTCTCGGTAAAAATCACCGATGTGTACGAAAAGACCGGGCGCAGCGGTCCGCTGGGCGTCCTCGTGCGCGAGCTATTGATCCGCGACACGGACGGCAAGCCGGTCGTCTTAATGCGCGAGCGGCGCATGGTGCGCTCGCCGGAGAAGAAGATTTAG
- a CDS encoding DUF2182 domain-containing protein: MLAREHLWILAALVLLSSLAWAETIYLAGSMGLGMVTCSMTMDTPFSLDNAALYVVLWGVMMVAMMLPAMGPVVGLFHTIAQKKREQGVPFAPAWIFVAGYVALWTLTGGVGYAADLAIQALPSSFPMLRAQGPVIGGFTLIGAGVYQLTPFKYLCLSHCRSPMGFLMTNWRDGALGAFGMGVRHGAYCLGCCWSLMVVLFVMGTMNLVWMGLLSIIIFVEKIVPRGVAMGKATGVALMVLGLVMAAGMIPLTE; the protein is encoded by the coding sequence ATGCTTGCGCGCGAACATCTCTGGATTCTTGCCGCGCTTGTTTTGCTCTCCAGTCTGGCCTGGGCCGAAACCATTTATCTCGCTGGCAGCATGGGGCTGGGCATGGTGACGTGCAGCATGACCATGGATACCCCGTTCTCGCTCGACAACGCCGCGCTGTATGTCGTTCTCTGGGGTGTGATGATGGTGGCCATGATGCTTCCGGCGATGGGACCGGTGGTCGGGCTTTTCCACACTATTGCCCAAAAGAAACGAGAGCAAGGAGTTCCATTCGCTCCGGCATGGATATTCGTCGCCGGGTATGTGGCACTGTGGACCCTGACCGGTGGCGTCGGTTATGCCGCAGATCTCGCCATTCAAGCGTTGCCTAGCTCGTTTCCGATGTTGCGCGCTCAAGGTCCGGTGATCGGCGGTTTCACCCTCATCGGCGCGGGTGTCTACCAACTGACGCCGTTCAAGTATCTGTGTCTCTCGCATTGCCGCTCGCCGATGGGGTTCTTGATGACGAACTGGCGCGATGGCGCGCTGGGTGCCTTTGGCATGGGCGTGCGGCATGGCGCGTACTGCCTCGGCTGTTGCTGGAGCCTCATGGTCGTCCTGTTCGTGATGGGAACGATGAATCTCGTCTGGATGGGCCTTCTGTCGATCATTATTTTCGTCGAGAAAATCGTCCCGCGCGGCGTAGCGATGGGAAAAGCCACGGGTGTGGCGTTGATGGTTCTCGGCCTGGTCATGGCGGCGGGCATGATCCCCCTGACCGAATAG
- a CDS encoding antibiotic biosynthesis monooxygenase yields MVTFTAKLTVKAGSEGQFEETMKKVVPEVRKEAGNRAYTFCKSKNDPRVFMFFEEYVDDAAVSAHRKHLGELGVNLGAILDGPPVLEFYEKIAE; encoded by the coding sequence ATGGTGACGTTTACCGCCAAGCTGACGGTCAAAGCCGGGTCCGAGGGTCAATTCGAAGAAACGATGAAGAAGGTCGTGCCGGAAGTGCGTAAGGAGGCGGGCAACCGCGCCTATACGTTCTGCAAGTCGAAGAACGATCCGCGCGTGTTCATGTTCTTTGAAGAGTATGTGGATGACGCGGCAGTGTCCGCCCATCGCAAACACCTCGGGGAATTGGGCGTCAATCTCGGCGCGATTCTCGACGGCCCTCCGGTGTTAGAGTTCTACGAAAAGATCGCCGAGTAA
- a CDS encoding methyltransferase domain-containing protein has product MASTWDPQQYQRFSNERSRPFFDLLARVPDDDVQVAADLGCGPGNLTATLVSRWPTATVWGIDSSPDMLAAAATLPTHPRLHFRQSDLATWQPEQPVDRLVSNAAVQWVPDHEQVLTHFLRILAPGGVLAVQMPNNFVEPAHRLLAEVVRQEPWASAIGHWQERYFMQTADWYVEALQRLGFVDAEVWETIYYHVLQGPDAVLEWMKGTALRPALSRLAAAQHEAFLAAYGTRLRDAYPEHAYGTLLPFRRLFFVAKKPCV; this is encoded by the coding sequence ATGGCATCGACTTGGGACCCGCAACAATACCAACGCTTCAGTAACGAACGCTCGCGTCCGTTCTTCGATCTGCTCGCCCGCGTACCGGATGATGACGTACAAGTAGCGGCGGACCTCGGCTGCGGGCCGGGCAATCTGACGGCCACACTGGTCTCTCGCTGGCCGACCGCCACGGTGTGGGGCATCGACAGCTCGCCCGACATGCTTGCCGCAGCAGCGACGCTGCCAACCCATCCACGTTTGCACTTTCGGCAAAGCGATCTTGCCACCTGGCAACCTGAGCAGCCGGTGGATCGTCTGGTGTCGAATGCTGCCGTGCAGTGGGTACCGGATCACGAGCAGGTGCTGACGCATTTCCTGCGCATCCTTGCTCCAGGCGGTGTACTCGCCGTGCAGATGCCGAACAATTTCGTCGAGCCGGCGCATCGGCTGCTAGCGGAAGTCGTCCGCCAAGAGCCGTGGGCCTCGGCCATCGGGCACTGGCAAGAGCGGTATTTTATGCAGACGGCGGACTGGTACGTAGAAGCTTTACAGCGGCTCGGGTTCGTGGATGCCGAAGTGTGGGAGACCATCTACTATCATGTCCTGCAAGGTCCGGATGCCGTACTCGAATGGATGAAAGGCACGGCGCTGCGTCCGGCTTTGTCCCGCTTAGCTGCCGCACAACACGAGGCGTTCCTCGCCGCTTATGGAACAAGACTGCGGGACGCCTACCCCGAGCACGCCTACGGCACGCTCCTGCCGTTTCGGCGCTTATTTTTTGTGGCCAAGAAACCCTGCGTCTAG
- a CDS encoding acyl-CoA dehydrogenase family protein: MTTSDAQQLDTLLSAVKAHAPLIRAHAEEAERNRHLSPPVVAALTEAGLFRLYTPRALGGLEVPPSTLYRVVEEVARIDGSTGWCAFIGAVVGVFGAFLPDAVAEQIFGTDPEVVLGGALFPPGTATVCDGGYRVSGHWSYASGCHHCTWLIGGCTVLDNGKRRLSGEAPEMRIVYVPRSQAMIVEDSWQVSGLAGTGSNDFILEDVFVPEDHTHSLGPHMPRGAHFQGPLYATYPLLSAFGFPMGAVALGIAQGAIDTVMTLAQTKKPGGQQDTLRDRTVFHFQLADAVALVESARAWLYASVEQAWNVAISGRTATREERGRLVLAAANATRSAATATNIAYTAAGATANYLRSPLQRALRDIHALTQHTQTSPQQWERGGRLLLGLDPVYPLMLL; encoded by the coding sequence ATGACGACAAGCGATGCCCAACAACTTGATACGCTGCTGAGTGCGGTCAAAGCGCATGCGCCGCTGATTCGCGCGCATGCAGAGGAGGCCGAGCGCAACCGCCACCTGTCGCCACCGGTCGTGGCTGCGCTCACAGAGGCGGGGCTGTTTCGCCTCTACACTCCGAGAGCGTTGGGCGGGCTCGAAGTGCCACCGTCAACTTTGTATCGCGTGGTCGAAGAGGTGGCTCGCATCGACGGGTCCACAGGGTGGTGCGCGTTCATCGGTGCGGTCGTGGGCGTGTTCGGCGCGTTTCTGCCGGATGCCGTAGCGGAACAGATCTTCGGCACCGATCCGGAAGTCGTTCTGGGCGGTGCATTGTTTCCTCCTGGCACCGCCACGGTCTGCGACGGCGGTTATCGAGTAAGCGGTCACTGGTCGTACGCCAGCGGTTGCCATCATTGCACTTGGCTGATCGGAGGTTGTACCGTGCTCGACAACGGCAAACGACGGCTGAGCGGCGAAGCCCCGGAAATGCGCATCGTTTACGTACCGCGCAGCCAAGCAATGATCGTCGAGGACAGTTGGCAAGTCAGTGGACTCGCGGGGACCGGCAGCAATGATTTCATCCTGGAAGACGTGTTCGTGCCGGAAGACCACACGCACTCTCTCGGGCCACACATGCCCAGGGGTGCCCATTTTCAAGGGCCGCTGTACGCAACGTACCCGCTGCTGAGCGCCTTCGGTTTTCCCATGGGGGCAGTGGCGCTCGGCATTGCGCAGGGGGCAATCGACACCGTCATGACCTTGGCCCAGACCAAGAAACCCGGCGGCCAGCAAGATACCTTGCGCGACCGGACTGTGTTCCATTTTCAGCTTGCCGACGCCGTGGCGCTGGTCGAGTCGGCACGCGCGTGGCTATACGCTTCCGTGGAACAAGCATGGAACGTGGCGATCTCGGGACGAACCGCAACACGAGAAGAACGCGGACGTTTGGTGCTAGCGGCAGCCAATGCCACCCGCAGCGCCGCAACAGCGACGAACATTGCCTATACGGCGGCAGGGGCGACGGCCAATTATTTACGTAGCCCGCTGCAACGCGCGTTGCGCGACATCCATGCCCTCACGCAGCACACCCAGACCTCTCCCCAGCAATGGGAGCGCGGCGGGCGCTTGCTGCTCGGACTTGATCCCGTCTATCCTTTGATGCTTTTGTAA
- a CDS encoding glycerophosphodiester phosphodiesterase, protein MIITSHRGAGFLEPENTLRAIRRAIDLGADQVEIDVQLTRDGHLILMHDATVERTTDGTGTVADLTLAEIRQLDAGQGERVPTLEEVLTLATGKITPQIELKSPGVVPAVIQTLHALGCADQVILTSFLHQQLIEARQLYSSIHTGALWGRLPEHLVAQAEQLGVQALHLWHQFITPQIVADAHACGLRVRAWNANQEEDMRRLIDLGVDAIGSDRPDLLIEVCRQAGVR, encoded by the coding sequence GTGATCATCACCTCCCACCGAGGAGCCGGATTCCTCGAGCCCGAAAACACCCTCCGCGCCATTCGTCGCGCCATCGACCTCGGTGCCGATCAGGTCGAGATCGACGTGCAACTCACGCGCGACGGTCATCTCATTCTTATGCACGACGCGACGGTGGAGCGAACGACCGATGGCACCGGCACCGTCGCAGATCTCACACTGGCAGAAATTCGTCAGCTCGATGCTGGCCAGGGCGAGCGAGTGCCCACTCTTGAGGAAGTGCTTACTCTCGCCACTGGAAAAATCACGCCGCAGATCGAACTCAAAAGCCCTGGCGTCGTCCCTGCCGTCATTCAAACGTTGCACGCCTTGGGATGTGCAGATCAGGTTATCCTCACCTCGTTTCTTCATCAACAACTGATCGAGGCGCGGCAGCTCTACTCAAGCATTCACACCGGCGCTTTGTGGGGACGTCTTCCCGAGCATCTCGTTGCGCAAGCTGAACAGCTCGGCGTCCAAGCCTTACATTTGTGGCATCAGTTCATTACCCCCCAAATTGTCGCGGACGCACATGCATGCGGGCTGCGTGTCCGCGCTTGGAACGCCAACCAAGAAGAAGACATGCGGCGGCTCATCGATCTTGGCGTCGATGCCATCGGGTCGGATCGCCCAGATTTACTGATCGAAGTGTGCCGCCAGGCTGGGGTGCGGTGA
- a CDS encoding OB-fold domain-containing protein, whose protein sequence is MASENNVTTESYFPDGMPLPAPMPDGLDAPFWEGARSHTLLVQRCNPCGTFQFGPEWICHKCRSNDIGWARCSGRGKIYAFERVWHPVHKALRDKGPYLVALVELPDVGNVRMVGNLLGDPQQDVAIGDAVEVVWEDHQDVTLVQWRRLPVK, encoded by the coding sequence ATGGCAAGCGAAAACAACGTCACCACCGAATCCTACTTCCCCGACGGCATGCCGCTGCCGGCACCAATGCCGGATGGACTCGATGCGCCTTTTTGGGAAGGTGCGCGCAGTCATACGTTACTCGTCCAGCGCTGCAACCCCTGCGGGACTTTCCAGTTCGGACCGGAATGGATCTGCCACAAGTGCCGATCGAACGATATCGGGTGGGCGCGGTGTTCCGGGCGCGGCAAGATCTACGCATTCGAGCGGGTCTGGCACCCGGTCCACAAAGCCCTCAGAGACAAAGGTCCCTATCTCGTTGCCCTCGTCGAGCTACCGGATGTCGGCAATGTCCGCATGGTCGGCAACCTGCTTGGCGATCCGCAGCAAGATGTCGCAATCGGCGATGCGGTCGAAGTGGTCTGGGAAGATCATCAAGACGTGACGCTGGTGCAGTGGCGGCGGCTACCAGTGAAATGA
- a CDS encoding acetyl-CoA acetyltransferase → MDYSIKDKVAIVGIGETRYYKAGQAPISEFQLALEAIQKAVADAGLHIEDIDGFASYSDDRNDPTRLAGALGIPQIQFSNMHWGGGGGGMAGAVGNAAAAVVAGYAKHVVAFRALAQGQFGRFGQGHAGARVRGAAAYTAPYGLMSPAQMFAMRTQRFMHEHKISQEALCGISLASYKHAQQNLRAVMYGRPLTREAYYNARWIVEPFRLFDCCQENDGAAAVILTRADRARDLRHTPVYLMAAAQGTGYRQWVPAHNDPDYATSNFKTLAPRLYEMAGISPTDIDVAQVYENFTGGVLMSLVEHGLCDADEAEAFCTNGNLEWPNGKLPLNTSGGNLAEAYMHGLELVLEGVRQLRGDSTCQVKDARVCLVAAGPMVSPVSNLLLRN, encoded by the coding sequence ATGGACTATTCCATCAAAGACAAAGTTGCCATCGTTGGCATTGGCGAAACTCGCTATTACAAAGCCGGGCAAGCGCCGATCAGCGAATTTCAGCTTGCACTCGAAGCCATCCAGAAAGCCGTCGCCGACGCCGGGCTGCACATCGAAGACATCGATGGTTTCGCGTCATACAGTGATGATCGCAATGACCCCACTCGTCTTGCCGGTGCGCTAGGCATCCCGCAAATCCAGTTCTCTAACATGCACTGGGGTGGTGGGGGCGGCGGTATGGCGGGGGCGGTGGGCAATGCTGCCGCTGCCGTCGTGGCCGGCTACGCAAAACACGTGGTCGCCTTTCGTGCCCTGGCACAAGGGCAGTTCGGTCGCTTTGGCCAAGGACATGCCGGGGCGCGCGTCCGGGGCGCGGCGGCCTACACCGCTCCCTACGGACTCATGTCGCCGGCGCAAATGTTCGCCATGCGCACGCAACGCTTTATGCATGAACATAAGATCAGTCAGGAAGCACTGTGTGGGATTTCGCTGGCTTCGTACAAGCATGCACAACAGAACCTGCGTGCGGTTATGTATGGACGCCCGCTCACGCGGGAGGCCTACTACAACGCGCGCTGGATCGTCGAGCCGTTCCGCCTCTTCGATTGCTGCCAGGAAAATGATGGCGCAGCCGCAGTTATTCTCACCAGAGCGGACCGTGCGCGCGACCTTCGCCACACGCCGGTGTATCTCATGGCTGCCGCGCAGGGCACGGGCTACCGGCAGTGGGTGCCCGCACATAACGATCCCGATTACGCGACCTCGAACTTCAAGACCTTGGCGCCGCGACTCTATGAGATGGCAGGCATCTCACCCACAGACATCGATGTCGCCCAAGTCTACGAAAACTTTACCGGTGGCGTGCTGATGAGTCTCGTCGAACATGGGTTGTGCGACGCGGATGAAGCCGAAGCCTTCTGCACCAACGGCAACTTGGAATGGCCCAATGGCAAGCTGCCGCTCAACACCAGCGGCGGGAATCTGGCCGAGGCGTATATGCACGGCCTCGAACTCGTGCTCGAAGGCGTGCGGCAATTGCGCGGCGACTCGACTTGTCAGGTCAAAGACGCACGGGTTTGCCTGGTGGCGGCGGGACCGATGGTATCGCCGGTGAGCAATTTGCTGCTCAGGAATTAA
- a CDS encoding ATP-dependent metallopeptidase FtsH/Yme1/Tma family protein, producing MINKKTKFSIWYVFIAVWGVLLLHNLWVQSLQTEQIPYSQFETYLKEDRVEEVRIGEHYIEGKIKDPAEGQPKQFVTVRVEPELAEKLGTHQIKFAGEIENTVVHDILSWVLPTLLFFGIWFFLMRRFSQREGLGGGFMAIGKSKAKIYMEKEVKVSFADVAGVEEAQTELQEVIEFLKTPEKFHRLGGKIPKGILLIGPPGTGKTLLAKAVAGEAGVPFFSISGSEFVEMFVGVGAARVRDLFMQAKEKAPCIIFIDELDALGKARGFGPMGHEEREQTLNQLLVELDGFDTRVGVILMAATNRPEILDPALLRAGRFDRQVLVDRPDKLGRLAILKVHARNVPIEDEAALETIAAMTPGFAGADLANIVNEATLLAVRRDKDKVGIAELQEAVERVVAGLEKKNRVLNAAEKERVAHHEVGHALVALALPGSDVVQKISIIPRGVAALGYTLQLPTEDRFLMTESELKNRIAILLGGRVAEELIYKEVSTGARDDLMKATDIAKSMVKAYGMSGAVGQLSFDQERQPLFLQPGMAHGGGDYSETTAREIDCEIRRLIDEQYGRVRTVLAVQEEVLRAAAQALLRKETITGEELKAIASETTARHGAQAADMTVH from the coding sequence ATGATAAACAAGAAAACCAAGTTCAGTATCTGGTACGTCTTCATCGCCGTGTGGGGCGTCCTCCTCCTTCACAACCTTTGGGTCCAGTCGCTGCAGACCGAACAAATTCCCTATAGCCAGTTCGAGACCTATCTCAAGGAAGATCGCGTCGAGGAGGTGCGCATTGGCGAGCACTACATCGAAGGCAAGATCAAAGACCCGGCTGAAGGGCAGCCGAAGCAGTTCGTGACGGTTCGGGTCGAGCCCGAGTTGGCCGAGAAGCTCGGTACTCACCAAATCAAGTTCGCAGGTGAGATCGAAAACACCGTCGTGCACGACATCCTCTCGTGGGTGCTGCCGACGCTGCTCTTCTTCGGCATTTGGTTTTTTCTGATGCGACGGTTTTCCCAGCGCGAAGGATTAGGCGGTGGGTTCATGGCCATCGGCAAGAGCAAAGCCAAGATTTACATGGAGAAAGAGGTCAAAGTCTCGTTTGCCGACGTGGCTGGGGTGGAAGAGGCGCAGACCGAACTGCAAGAGGTGATCGAATTTCTCAAGACCCCGGAGAAGTTTCACCGTTTGGGCGGCAAAATTCCCAAAGGCATTTTATTGATCGGCCCGCCGGGGACAGGGAAGACGCTGCTGGCGAAGGCCGTGGCTGGCGAAGCCGGGGTGCCGTTCTTCAGCATTAGCGGGTCCGAGTTTGTGGAAATGTTCGTCGGCGTCGGCGCCGCGCGCGTGCGAGATCTGTTCATGCAGGCCAAAGAGAAGGCGCCCTGCATCATTTTTATCGACGAGCTGGACGCGTTGGGTAAGGCGCGTGGCTTTGGGCCGATGGGGCACGAGGAGCGCGAGCAGACGCTCAACCAACTGCTGGTCGAACTTGACGGCTTCGATACGCGCGTGGGCGTGATTCTCATGGCGGCGACCAACCGACCGGAAATTCTCGATCCCGCCTTGTTGCGCGCCGGTCGCTTCGACCGCCAAGTGCTCGTCGATCGCCCCGATAAATTGGGGCGGTTGGCGATTCTCAAAGTGCATGCCCGTAACGTCCCGATCGAGGACGAGGCAGCGCTGGAAACGATCGCCGCCATGACGCCGGGATTCGCGGGGGCGGATCTGGCGAATATCGTGAACGAGGCAACGCTGCTGGCCGTGCGTCGAGACAAGGACAAAGTTGGGATTGCCGAGCTGCAAGAAGCGGTGGAACGGGTCGTGGCCGGTTTGGAAAAGAAAAACCGGGTCTTGAACGCCGCAGAAAAAGAGCGTGTGGCACATCACGAAGTCGGGCATGCGTTAGTGGCGCTGGCTTTGCCGGGCTCGGATGTCGTGCAGAAAATCTCCATCATCCCCCGTGGCGTGGCGGCGCTAGGCTACACGCTGCAATTACCGACGGAAGATCGCTTTCTCATGACGGAATCCGAGCTGAAGAACCGCATTGCGATCTTGCTCGGTGGGCGTGTAGCGGAGGAACTGATCTATAAGGAAGTTTCGACTGGCGCGCGCGACGATTTGATGAAGGCGACGGACATTGCCAAGAGCATGGTGAAAGCCTACGGCATGAGCGGCGCGGTCGGACAGTTGAGCTTTGACCAAGAGCGCCAGCCGCTTTTCTTACAGCCAGGCATGGCGCATGGCGGAGGAGACTATAGCGAGACCACCGCGCGCGAGATCGACTGTGAGATCCGGCGCTTGATCGACGAACAGTATGGCCGGGTGCGCACGGTGCTGGCCGTGCAAGAAGAGGTGCTGCGCGCAGCGGCGCAGGCATTACTGCGTAAGGAAACCATCACTGGGGAGGAACTGAAAGCGATTGCTAGCGAAACTACTGCGCGTCACGGCGCCCAAGCTGCGGATATGACCGTGCACTAA
- a CDS encoding GNAT family N-acetyltransferase: MASSDSPWPFFRVEHYYSRQFLQAMRIYGAEFPPDSRLTIARIRALLRAGSYRLIVGERDRQVTSFALVWVSRRPVFVHLDYIAVAQEWKGKGIGTALYRWLLAHLADFHPQAHLLTLEVDDSLVGFYRRSQTQLLRDTPYLFPGPLGPVPMNLMVHDVLGRSTLDRATVRGIIRGLYCGLHGRSPEDVSLHSCLKTLPAQIFLT; encoded by the coding sequence ATGGCCTCTTCCGACAGTCCCTGGCCTTTCTTTCGGGTCGAGCATTATTACTCGCGGCAGTTTCTTCAAGCGATGCGCATTTATGGTGCGGAGTTTCCCCCTGACAGTCGTCTGACGATCGCCCGAATTCGTGCACTTCTTCGGGCAGGGAGCTATCGGCTCATTGTCGGCGAGCGAGATCGGCAAGTGACGAGCTTCGCCCTGGTTTGGGTGAGCCGCCGCCCGGTGTTCGTGCATCTCGATTACATTGCCGTCGCTCAAGAATGGAAGGGCAAGGGCATCGGCACGGCATTGTATCGCTGGCTGCTGGCCCATCTTGCGGATTTCCACCCGCAGGCTCACCTACTGACACTAGAGGTCGATGACAGCCTCGTCGGGTTTTATCGACGCAGCCAGACGCAATTGCTGCGTGACACGCCGTATCTGTTCCCCGGTCCACTCGGGCCGGTGCCCATGAACTTAATGGTGCATGACGTTCTTGGCCGCTCGACGCTAGATCGTGCCACTGTACGCGGAATCATCCGTGGCTTGTATTGCGGGTTGCATGGTCGAAGTCCAGAGGATGTCTCCCTGCATTCTTGCCTGAAAACTCTTCCCGCGCAGATATTCCTGACATGA
- a CDS encoding extradiol ring-cleavage dioxygenase: protein MGEILGVGLTHYPPLVHTDQNMAGVLKYITRSPGFPEEYRHPENWPAPMRAQWGSDEGASTARVHRADLLTWFRKARQVLDDFAPDFIVIWGDDQYENFKEDIIPAFCVMAYEDIPARPPWTEPFGRMLGPNVWGEPDDKAFPLVGHRAGAKHLASGLLAEGFDIAYSYKPLHHPLGHAFLNAVLFLDYDRVGFDYPLVPFQINSYGRRVVVQRAGLPNLSNPPTEETFDPPSPTPRRCFDLGAAAARVLAQSPWRVALIASSGWSHAFLTAKTHWLYPDTEADRALYQALRTGDYETWRNYPLAAIEDSGQQEVLNWCCLVGAMAELGRKPVESTLIETWVMNSNKCFAFFKP from the coding sequence ATGGGAGAGATCTTGGGCGTTGGCCTTACGCACTATCCGCCTCTGGTGCATACCGACCAGAATATGGCCGGGGTCTTGAAATACATCACGCGCAGTCCGGGTTTTCCGGAAGAGTATCGTCACCCGGAGAATTGGCCAGCGCCGATGCGCGCGCAATGGGGAAGCGATGAAGGTGCCAGCACCGCCCGCGTGCATCGCGCCGACTTGCTGACATGGTTCCGCAAAGCCCGCCAAGTGTTGGATGACTTTGCCCCGGACTTTATCGTCATCTGGGGCGACGACCAGTACGAGAATTTTAAGGAAGATATCATTCCCGCTTTTTGCGTGATGGCCTATGAAGACATCCCGGCCCGTCCGCCGTGGACAGAGCCCTTTGGCCGGATGCTCGGCCCCAATGTCTGGGGCGAACCGGACGACAAAGCCTTCCCCTTGGTGGGGCATCGCGCCGGTGCCAAACACCTCGCCAGTGGCCTGTTGGCGGAAGGATTCGATATTGCCTACTCCTACAAACCCCTCCATCACCCGCTGGGACACGCGTTTCTGAATGCCGTGTTGTTTTTGGACTATGACCGGGTAGGCTTCGACTATCCGCTGGTGCCTTTCCAAATCAACTCGTATGGACGGCGAGTTGTCGTGCAGCGTGCCGGGCTGCCCAATCTGAGCAACCCGCCCACGGAAGAGACATTCGATCCGCCGTCGCCGACTCCACGGCGGTGTTTCGACTTAGGCGCGGCGGCGGCGCGGGTGCTGGCGCAAAGTCCGTGGCGAGTAGCGTTGATCGCTTCGTCGGGATGGTCGCACGCATTTCTGACCGCCAAGACCCACTGGCTCTATCCGGACACCGAGGCCGACCGTGCTTTGTACCAGGCATTGCGGACAGGGGACTACGAGACCTGGAGAAATTACCCGCTGGCAGCGATCGAAGACAGCGGTCAGCAAGAGGTACTGAACTGGTGCTGTTTAGTTGGGGCGATGGCCGAGTTAGGACGCAAACCGGTCGAGAGCACTTTGATCGAAACCTGGGTGATGAACTCGAATAAGTGTTTCGCCTTCTTCAAACCTTAG
- a CDS encoding acyl-CoA dehydrogenase family protein, which produces MDFKFSEEDEVFRLEFRSWLEKNMPRDWRDDGELHDPDTKEEFERRRAWHRKLADNGWMCIHWPTEYGGRGATLIQQVIYHEELDRAKAPPVVNFQGIARVGPTLMQWGTPEQKQRYIPKIPPAEEIWCQGLSEPNHGSDLAAVETRAVDCGDHFLVNGSKVWTSNAHHADFSTLLCRTDPAAPKHRGLSYLLVDMKSPGVTVRPLIQISGEHGFNQVFFEDVQVPMANLVGQKNQGWMVAMTNMMFERTIHGGRTDMMVEVKQLINLAKQMDRQGRPAWEDGYVRQSIARFACEASALKYTSFRQLTRQLQGLPPGPEGSMMKLGTTDLNLRIQTFAMELLGPYSQFEYQATGAMDRGKWSHRMLAARRGTIAAGTNEIQHNIIGERVLGLPKG; this is translated from the coding sequence ATGGATTTCAAATTTAGCGAGGAAGACGAAGTATTTCGGCTTGAGTTCAGAAGCTGGCTAGAGAAGAACATGCCGCGTGATTGGCGGGATGACGGCGAGTTGCACGACCCCGACACCAAAGAAGAATTCGAGCGCCGCCGCGCTTGGCATCGCAAACTCGCCGACAACGGCTGGATGTGTATTCACTGGCCCACAGAGTACGGCGGGCGCGGTGCAACCCTCATCCAGCAAGTGATCTACCATGAAGAACTCGACCGGGCAAAAGCACCACCGGTAGTCAATTTTCAAGGCATCGCGCGTGTGGGCCCAACGCTGATGCAATGGGGCACGCCCGAACAGAAGCAACGCTACATCCCCAAAATCCCGCCGGCGGAAGAAATCTGGTGCCAAGGTTTGTCGGAGCCGAACCACGGATCTGACTTGGCTGCGGTGGAGACACGAGCGGTCGATTGTGGCGACCACTTTCTCGTCAACGGCTCCAAGGTGTGGACCTCGAACGCCCATCACGCCGACTTCTCCACGCTCTTATGCCGGACCGATCCCGCCGCGCCGAAGCATCGAGGACTCAGCTATTTGCTCGTCGATATGAAGAGTCCAGGCGTTACTGTAAGACCGCTCATACAGATCTCTGGGGAACACGGTTTCAATCAAGTGTTCTTCGAGGACGTGCAAGTGCCGATGGCCAACCTCGTAGGCCAGAAAAACCAAGGCTGGATGGTAGCGATGACCAACATGATGTTCGAGCGCACGATTCACGGCGGCCGCACCGACATGATGGTGGAGGTCAAGCAGCTCATCAACCTAGCGAAGCAAATGGACCGCCAGGGTCGTCCGGCGTGGGAAGACGGCTATGTGCGCCAGAGCATTGCGCGCTTTGCCTGCGAGGCGTCGGCGCTCAAGTACACCAGCTTCCGTCAGCTCACCCGTCAGCTCCAGGGACTCCCGCCGGGGCCGGAAGGGTCGATGATGAAGCTGGGCACAACGGATTTGAACCTCCGCATACAGACGTTTGCCATGGAACTGCTAGGTCCTTACAGCCAGTTCGAATACCAAGCCACCGGGGCCATGGATCGCGGCAAATGGTCACATCGCATGCTCGCGGCACGGCGCGGCACCATCGCAGCAGGCACGAACGAAATCCAACACAACATCATTGGCGAACGCGTACTCGGGCTGCCGAAAGGGTAA